From Methanocella paludicola SANAE, a single genomic window includes:
- a CDS encoding ATP-grasp domain-containing protein, with the protein MKSVLIVGYNARVMACPAHRAGYKAYSLSHYDDMDLVQCVEKNFTFSGDLPRDIRPWLQQTHAEKVVLGSGFEDIDLPASLVLGNDPKIARNVVNKVWLAEKLRKLGMPHPHIYKNKKDVTFPCVAKPIKGGGGIKNYLVKDASMLPEGDEYFFQEYVTGKPLSVSVLSTGSEAMPICVNEILVGKKWLGQDKEFGYCGNVTPYRTRFEKQMFDIARELIPALGLVGHNGIDFIVNKDGPRILEINPRFTGAVDSAELAIEDNLFKAHVDAIDGKLHEYKIKRYGVKAIMFARKHTVVRGNLLKPMIADVPRKGNVYENGEAICTIMGAGKTRGDAVGRLKERLSYVKKNLDISRSG; encoded by the coding sequence ATGAAGTCGGTCTTAATCGTCGGCTATAATGCCAGGGTCATGGCGTGCCCTGCCCATCGAGCTGGTTATAAGGCTTATTCGCTTAGTCATTACGATGATATGGACCTCGTACAGTGCGTCGAAAAAAACTTTACGTTTAGCGGCGACCTGCCCCGGGATATCAGGCCATGGCTTCAGCAGACCCATGCGGAAAAAGTCGTCCTGGGCTCGGGCTTCGAAGACATCGACCTGCCGGCGTCGCTGGTGCTCGGCAACGACCCGAAGATCGCCCGCAACGTGGTCAATAAGGTCTGGCTGGCCGAAAAGCTGAGGAAGCTCGGCATGCCGCACCCTCACATTTATAAGAATAAGAAGGACGTGACGTTCCCTTGCGTCGCCAAGCCCATCAAAGGCGGCGGAGGCATTAAGAACTACCTGGTCAAGGATGCATCGATGCTTCCCGAAGGCGACGAGTACTTCTTCCAGGAGTACGTGACCGGAAAACCCCTGAGCGTATCCGTGCTTTCGACGGGAAGTGAGGCCATGCCCATATGCGTGAACGAGATCCTCGTGGGAAAGAAGTGGCTGGGACAGGATAAGGAATTCGGGTACTGCGGTAACGTGACACCGTACAGGACCCGCTTTGAAAAGCAGATGTTCGACATCGCTCGTGAGCTGATACCGGCGCTGGGCCTGGTCGGGCACAATGGCATCGACTTCATCGTGAATAAAGACGGCCCCAGGATCCTGGAGATCAACCCCCGGTTTACCGGCGCCGTCGACTCGGCCGAGCTTGCTATCGAGGATAATCTCTTTAAGGCGCACGTTGATGCCATCGACGGTAAGCTCCATGAGTATAAAATAAAGCGCTATGGAGTAAAGGCCATCATGTTTGCCCGTAAGCACACAGTAGTCAGGGGTAACCTTCTCAAGCCCATGATCGCCGACGTGCCCCGGAAAGGTAACGTTTACGAGAACGGCGAGGCGATCTGTACCATAATGGGCGCCGGAAAAACCCGGGGAGATGCGGTCGGCCGCCTGAAAGAGCGCCTCAGCTATGTCAAGAAAAACCTGGACATATCCCGTTCCGGGTAA
- a CDS encoding tRNA (cytidine(56)-2'-O)-methyltransferase: protein MSDIVVLRLGHRPERDARVTTHVGLTSRALGAAGMLLTSDDKSVAESIERVDKSWGGGFWVRIGVGYRSEIRKWKESGGIVVHMTMYGINMPDCIEHIRDEFKTKGVMVVVGAEKVPGDVYQLADYNIAVGNQPHSEIAALALFLDWLQQGREFGKTFSDGELRIIPCEHGKNVERT, encoded by the coding sequence ATGAGCGATATTGTAGTATTACGGCTGGGCCACAGGCCTGAAAGGGACGCCCGCGTGACCACGCACGTCGGGCTCACGTCCCGGGCGCTGGGCGCCGCCGGCATGCTGCTGACCTCGGACGATAAGTCGGTCGCGGAGAGCATCGAGCGTGTCGATAAGAGCTGGGGCGGCGGGTTCTGGGTGCGCATCGGCGTCGGCTATCGCTCGGAGATCCGTAAGTGGAAGGAGTCCGGCGGCATCGTCGTCCACATGACCATGTATGGCATTAACATGCCTGACTGTATCGAGCACATCCGGGACGAGTTCAAAACGAAAGGCGTCATGGTCGTCGTAGGTGCCGAAAAAGTGCCCGGCGACGTGTATCAGCTCGCAGATTATAATATCGCGGTGGGCAACCAGCCGCATTCGGAGATAGCTGCGCTGGCCCTGTTCCTGGACTGGCTACAGCAGGGCAGGGAATTCGGGAAGACGTTCAGCGACGGCGAGCTCAGGATAATACCCTGCGAGCACGGGAAGAACGTGGAAAGGACGTAG
- a CDS encoding transcription factor — MSVLDNEAIRGYIKKLVGDDGMKIVEKMIENVPDKEVTDEKVQEISGINLNLVRKTLYILYENHLAEYRRERDKDSGWLTYLWKLDLDNAENMLKNETRKLIKKLERRLEFENNEFYVCEDDEHHRILFDYAMDANFTCPVDGSPMVYYDNNEEKQALQERIEKLKIAMK, encoded by the coding sequence GTGTCCGTTTTAGATAATGAAGCGATCAGAGGCTATATAAAGAAGCTTGTAGGGGACGATGGAATGAAGATCGTCGAGAAGATGATCGAGAACGTTCCGGATAAGGAGGTCACGGACGAGAAGGTACAGGAGATCAGCGGCATCAACCTGAACCTGGTCCGCAAGACGCTCTACATATTGTATGAAAATCACCTCGCGGAGTACAGGCGGGAAAGGGACAAGGACAGCGGCTGGCTGACTTACCTGTGGAAGCTCGACCTGGACAACGCCGAGAACATGCTCAAGAACGAGACGAGGAAGCTGATCAAGAAGCTGGAAAGGCGCCTTGAGTTCGAGAACAACGAGTTCTATGTCTGCGAGGATGACGAGCATCACCGCATCCTGTTCGACTATGCCATGGACGCGAACTTCACCTGCCCGGTGGACGGCTCGCCGATGGTCTACTACGATAACAATGAGGAAAAGCAGGCGCTGCAGGAACGGATCGAGAAGCTCAAGATCGCGATGAAGTAA
- a CDS encoding peptidase MA family metallohydrolase: MKGWMAVTCIILALLAGTAGAMSIGETTRHFDIYFADPSTAGSSDGVGQTLESAYGDINKYLGTCPPHIKVLVVGKKTMDQVGEHVEAFSAWNNKSSAIVLRQETINDKKSLKVVSGHEICHLGLNNILATKDSKEFSWMEEGTCMVFSQEPFSDAKVSKYILSKGFMTPKEIADAVNNENYNITKNGYMQSYSLIKFMVKKYGPDAVVDMYKSGHTNFEKAFIESTGTDFGTFYAQWQSHVKTAASGSQTSSAWSFYPYIRNDMDLSEFLA; encoded by the coding sequence ATGAAGGGGTGGATGGCAGTTACCTGTATCATATTAGCCCTGCTCGCGGGGACCGCAGGCGCTATGAGCATCGGGGAGACGACAAGGCATTTTGACATTTATTTCGCGGACCCGTCAACGGCCGGCAGCTCCGACGGAGTGGGGCAGACTCTTGAGAGCGCATATGGGGACATAAACAAGTACCTGGGCACGTGCCCCCCACATATCAAAGTGCTCGTCGTGGGCAAAAAGACGATGGACCAGGTCGGGGAGCACGTCGAGGCTTTCTCGGCGTGGAATAACAAATCCAGCGCCATCGTGCTCAGGCAAGAAACAATAAACGACAAGAAATCGCTGAAGGTCGTATCGGGTCACGAGATATGCCATTTGGGCCTCAACAACATCCTCGCCACGAAGGACTCGAAGGAGTTCTCGTGGATGGAAGAGGGTACCTGCATGGTCTTCTCCCAGGAGCCTTTCAGCGATGCGAAGGTGTCGAAATACATCCTCAGCAAGGGTTTTATGACGCCAAAGGAGATCGCTGACGCCGTGAATAACGAGAACTATAATATTACCAAGAATGGCTACATGCAGTCATACAGCCTTATCAAGTTCATGGTGAAAAAATACGGCCCGGACGCCGTGGTCGACATGTACAAGTCGGGACATACGAACTTCGAGAAGGCGTTCATAGAGTCTACGGGGACCGACTTCGGCACGTTCTACGCCCAGTGGCAGTCTCACGTGAAGACCGCCGCATCGGGCAGCCAGACATCGTCCGCCTGGAGCTTCTACCCGTACATCCGGAACGATATGGACCTTTCGGAATTCCTGGCCTGA
- a CDS encoding nitroreductase family protein, translated as MDFKDLVQQRYNVKKFDGRKIDEAKLTELFDVVRYAPSADNLQPWKIKVISDPAVKEKLLPAIMPFNHEKVKTCSHLLVFCANKELNDHWKRLDEKMKAAGYPEDVIEHMATVAKMIMAREPQERLSRSQWDVFLAVGNAVNGARSLGFDSSLFGGFNAKELARILELPPGLVPTLLVALGYAADKPLKKVRFTKDEVFF; from the coding sequence ATGGATTTCAAGGACCTGGTCCAGCAGCGTTATAATGTTAAAAAGTTCGACGGGAGAAAGATCGACGAAGCGAAGCTCACTGAGCTATTCGATGTAGTAAGATATGCACCGTCCGCCGATAACCTTCAGCCGTGGAAGATCAAGGTCATATCCGACCCGGCCGTTAAAGAAAAGCTCCTGCCCGCCATAATGCCATTCAACCATGAAAAGGTAAAGACCTGCTCTCACCTTCTCGTTTTCTGTGCGAATAAGGAACTTAACGATCACTGGAAACGCCTTGATGAAAAAATGAAGGCTGCCGGGTATCCGGAAGACGTCATCGAGCACATGGCGACGGTGGCAAAGATGATCATGGCCCGGGAGCCACAGGAGAGGCTTAGCCGTTCGCAATGGGATGTGTTCCTGGCGGTCGGTAACGCGGTAAACGGGGCCAGGTCCCTGGGCTTTGACTCATCGCTCTTCGGCGGATTCAACGCTAAAGAGCTGGCCCGCATACTCGAGCTTCCGCCAGGCCTCGTCCCAACCCTGCTCGTCGCCCTGGGATATGCCGCGGATAAGCCGCTGAAAAAAGTACGCTTCACTAAAGACGAGGTGTTCTTCTAA
- a CDS encoding amino acid-binding protein, with amino-acid sequence MWSEIIGKFKGMPSQEKVVRLLLERGFQVDGQGHVVSGRIEIPHTQIAREVGVDRRVVDATTEMILKDDILKRVFMNIHSIASFKDVAPLLGLGVIIITPDNAQNIGILNDVTSVISMFNLSIRQAVTDDPFFTDEPKMTVITNDVIPGELVSELRKLKSVKSVTIQ; translated from the coding sequence ATGTGGAGCGAGATCATCGGAAAGTTCAAGGGCATGCCTTCCCAGGAAAAAGTGGTAAGGCTCTTACTTGAGCGGGGCTTTCAGGTCGACGGGCAGGGCCATGTAGTTTCGGGCAGGATCGAGATACCGCACACGCAGATCGCCAGGGAAGTAGGTGTGGACCGGCGCGTCGTGGACGCGACGACCGAGATGATCCTCAAGGACGATATATTGAAGCGCGTTTTCATGAACATTCATTCCATCGCCTCCTTTAAGGATGTGGCCCCGCTTCTGGGCCTCGGCGTGATCATCATAACTCCCGATAACGCACAGAACATCGGGATCCTGAACGATGTCACTTCCGTCATATCCATGTTCAACCTGAGCATCCGCCAGGCTGTCACCGACGACCCGTTCTTCACCGACGAGCCTAAGATGACCGTCATCACGAACGACGTGATCCCGGGCGAGCTCGTGAGCGAGCTGCGGAAGCTGAAGAGCGTCAAGAGCGTTACGATTCAGTGA
- a CDS encoding exosome complex RNA-binding protein Csl4, with product MPEIGDFVIPGDMIGTSEEFLPGKGTYEDRGNIYAIMTGRLTYDKKERSVSVDPVTNIPPTPKEGDIVIGRVTDIKGSVALVELSRIKGHLDREIAGNTQAAIHISNVKDSYVQDLAREFGYQDIVKAKVIDTRNMRLSTVDKNLGVLTSQCPRCKVNLVFENGKLKCPKCEKRESRKLSSDYGKGII from the coding sequence ATGCCAGAAATTGGAGATTTTGTAATACCCGGCGACATGATAGGCACATCAGAGGAGTTCCTGCCGGGAAAGGGCACTTACGAGGATAGAGGCAACATCTATGCCATCATGACAGGCCGCCTGACCTATGATAAAAAGGAGAGAAGCGTATCCGTGGACCCGGTCACCAACATTCCGCCCACCCCGAAAGAGGGCGATATTGTCATCGGCCGCGTGACGGACATCAAGGGTTCCGTGGCGCTGGTGGAGCTGTCCCGAATCAAGGGCCACCTCGACCGCGAAATAGCAGGGAACACCCAGGCAGCGATACACATCTCGAACGTGAAAGACTCGTACGTGCAGGACCTGGCCAGGGAGTTCGGCTACCAGGACATCGTCAAGGCGAAGGTCATCGACACCCGGAACATGCGCCTGTCCACCGTGGACAAGAACCTGGGCGTGCTGACATCGCAGTGCCCCCGCTGTAAGGTGAACCTCGTCTTCGAGAACGGTAAGCTTAAATGCCCGAAGTGCGAGAAGAGGGAGTCCAGGAAATTATCCTCGGACTATGGCAAGGGCATCATTTAA
- a CDS encoding non-histone chromosomal MC1 family protein: MSRFHTYALEEAKITADREKKNFGLINEKGEEIGTYSGAQPRDAALKVANRGITSIVLREKGTKKLHYFQGKRELVSVPASAPAWIKEAAKDKGGKIYKANVEKLGTTNLEYSELERNPREMFKLPKSKISKK, encoded by the coding sequence ATTAGCCGGTTTCATACGTATGCTTTAGAGGAGGCCAAGATTACGGCAGACAGAGAGAAGAAGAATTTTGGATTGATCAATGAGAAAGGCGAAGAGATCGGTACCTACAGCGGCGCCCAGCCCCGGGACGCGGCCCTGAAGGTCGCCAATCGCGGCATCACCAGCATCGTCCTGAGGGAGAAGGGCACCAAGAAGCTGCACTATTTCCAGGGGAAGAGAGAGCTCGTATCCGTTCCCGCCAGCGCTCCGGCCTGGATCAAAGAAGCCGCAAAGGACAAGGGCGGAAAGATCTACAAGGCCAATGTCGAGAAGCTTGGCACCACTAACCTGGAATACAGCGAACTTGAGCGGAATCCCAGGGAAATGTTCAAGCTTCCCAAGTCCAAGATTTCCAAAAAATAA
- a CDS encoding TIGR00295 family protein, with the protein MPSLKKQDALALLKKYGADRRVMEHILAVRDYAMEIAGKVDCDRDLVEAGALLHDIGRTKSHGMDHAIIGAEILRKEGLDERIVNIVERHIGAGLTAEEAEKLGLPPKDYVPKTIEEKIVCHADNLIGSTERVSIQDTVAMAKKKWFPESVERLISMHFEVFRPDIVILSENASGGDLERLRRIADKYLKSFDLLYKLNVDNGIARLALYGQDSAKAARYLISKGIADPANTS; encoded by the coding sequence ATGCCTTCCTTGAAAAAACAGGACGCTCTTGCTCTTTTAAAAAAATACGGTGCCGACAGGCGGGTCATGGAGCACATCCTCGCTGTACGTGACTACGCCATGGAGATAGCCGGTAAGGTCGACTGCGACCGGGACCTTGTTGAAGCCGGCGCTCTTTTACACGATATCGGCCGCACGAAGTCCCATGGCATGGACCATGCCATTATCGGCGCTGAGATCCTGAGAAAAGAAGGCTTGGACGAAAGGATCGTCAATATCGTGGAGCGCCATATCGGCGCCGGCCTGACGGCCGAGGAGGCGGAAAAGCTGGGCCTGCCGCCTAAGGACTACGTGCCGAAGACCATCGAGGAAAAGATCGTCTGCCATGCCGACAATCTTATCGGAAGCACGGAACGCGTGTCCATCCAGGATACGGTCGCGATGGCGAAGAAGAAGTGGTTCCCTGAGTCCGTAGAACGGCTTATTAGCATGCATTTTGAGGTGTTCAGGCCTGATATCGTCATTCTCAGTGAAAATGCGTCTGGCGGCGATCTGGAGCGTTTGAGACGTATAGCGGATAAGTATCTGAAGAGTTTCGACCTGCTCTATAAGTTAAATGTTGATAATGGTATAGCCCGGCTGGCGCTTTATGGCCAGGATAGCGCAAAGGCTGCCAGGTACCTTATTTCTAAAGGTATAGCCGATCCCGCTAACACTTCTTAG
- a CDS encoding matrixin family metalloprotease, which produces MVLVPPVLAMPAATADDEDKYKLKDEWKNKNMVVEQHGELTQVVYFLTEIGDPDANGAQDAYEWDGLKWYSYPVQYTINPATPVKKYALTQTAVVQAVKNSFEAWDGNIGNILFSDSPTVNSKARASMGRPDYKNVVTWGAISDNNVIAMTTIWYYTSNKQIVDTDMVFNTYYKWGIDKDGEDRKYSLPGATFDIQNIGTHEAGHAYGLSDIYDSKYSAMTMYGYASHGEVYKRSLEAGDIAGVRTIY; this is translated from the coding sequence ATGGTACTCGTTCCGCCGGTTCTGGCCATGCCGGCAGCGACCGCAGATGATGAAGATAAGTACAAACTCAAAGATGAATGGAAAAATAAGAACATGGTCGTGGAACAGCACGGTGAATTGACGCAGGTTGTATACTTCCTCACCGAAATAGGTGACCCGGATGCTAACGGTGCTCAGGATGCATATGAATGGGATGGCCTTAAATGGTACTCTTATCCGGTGCAATATACGATAAACCCGGCCACCCCTGTTAAGAAGTACGCGCTCACCCAGACTGCTGTTGTTCAAGCGGTGAAAAATTCCTTTGAGGCCTGGGATGGAAATATCGGCAACATCCTCTTCTCTGATTCTCCCACGGTGAACAGTAAGGCAAGGGCTAGCATGGGGAGACCGGACTATAAGAACGTCGTTACATGGGGTGCCATCTCCGATAACAATGTTATTGCTATGACCACGATCTGGTATTACACCAGTAATAAGCAAATCGTCGACACGGATATGGTATTCAACACCTACTACAAGTGGGGGATTGACAAAGACGGCGAGGATAGGAAATACAGTCTTCCCGGCGCCACCTTCGACATCCAGAACATCGGTACGCACGAGGCTGGCCACGCCTACGGTCTCAGCGATATTTACGACTCTAAATACTCCGCCATGACGATGTATGGTTATGCATCCCATGGGGAAGTATACAAGAGATCCCTGGAGGCCGGAGATATAGCGGGAGTCCGGACGATTTATTAA
- a CDS encoding nitroreductase family protein: MEFYEVIKNRKSIRKYTAKKVPEDVLERILEAARWAPSWANRQCTRYVVVDDPALFPNIVSGIVVGWGAPMLIITCADPSNSGHKGGKDYYMLDAGISMEHLILAAAAEGLGTCWIGGMFDEDSVKRALDIPENMRVVAVTPLGYPEENPLKSLVGSAMRSAIRADSRKPITETVFRNKYGRQLK, from the coding sequence ATGGAATTCTACGAAGTTATAAAGAACAGGAAGAGTATCAGGAAATACACGGCTAAAAAGGTGCCGGAAGACGTGCTCGAAAGGATTCTCGAGGCAGCCCGGTGGGCGCCTAGCTGGGCGAACAGGCAATGTACACGATATGTGGTCGTCGATGACCCGGCTCTGTTCCCGAATATCGTATCAGGCATAGTTGTAGGGTGGGGCGCGCCCATGCTCATCATCACCTGCGCCGACCCGTCGAACTCGGGACACAAGGGTGGCAAGGACTATTATATGCTCGACGCGGGCATATCCATGGAGCACCTCATTCTTGCCGCAGCGGCCGAAGGACTCGGCACCTGCTGGATAGGCGGCATGTTCGACGAAGACTCCGTTAAGAGGGCGCTGGATATACCGGAAAACATGAGAGTAGTAGCGGTCACGCCGCTCGGGTATCCGGAGGAAAATCCGCTAAAAAGCTTAGTGGGCTCGGCCATGAGGTCCGCCATCCGCGCCGACTCGCGGAAGCCGATAACTGAGACCGTGTTCAGGAACAAGTACGGCCGCCAGCTCAAATAA
- a CDS encoding DNA-directed RNA polymerase subunit L has product MEIKVLNKTDTEIEVEIKGEDHTLMNALKSALLRDKAVKVATYDIVYPGISNPILYIRTSKSEDPIDALKKASKDLADECETFIDLFNKKAKARA; this is encoded by the coding sequence ATGGAGATCAAGGTATTAAATAAGACGGACACGGAGATCGAGGTCGAGATCAAGGGCGAGGACCACACGCTGATGAACGCGCTCAAGTCCGCCCTGTTAAGGGATAAGGCCGTCAAGGTCGCCACGTACGATATCGTGTACCCGGGCATAAGTAACCCGATCCTTTATATCAGGACGAGCAAGTCCGAGGACCCGATCGACGCCCTGAAGAAGGCCTCGAAGGACCTCGCGGACGAGTGCGAGACGTTCATCGACCTGTTCAATAAGAAGGCAAAGGCAAGGGCGTAA
- a CDS encoding archaeosine biosynthesis radical SAM protein RaSEA: MTQLSDVMQDIRKRQRIKPYPPTEPVGFWTGEDLLDGKAVKSNTIIFRTKGCYWAQKGGCTMCGYTYDAAITPPTVEDILAQYRSVEERIDGSVVKLFTSGSFFDKSEVPEKARDEILSGLSKKASKVIIETRPEFVTDKAMEDAKKHGVRLEVAIGLETSNDKVRIDCINKNFLFKDFVKASETAAKYGITTKAYLLLKPPFLTEKDAMEDMIKSVLDAAPYAGTISINLCNVQRGTIVDELFRKNAYRPPWLWTIVEIIKRVHGKTNSVIMSDPLAAGQARGPHNCHVCDYEFADAIRKYSMTQDIRSFDGLKCDCRLLWEKTLELEGWTFGSPLIY; the protein is encoded by the coding sequence ATGACTCAGTTAAGCGACGTGATGCAGGACATAAGGAAGAGACAGCGCATCAAGCCTTATCCGCCTACGGAGCCGGTGGGCTTCTGGACCGGCGAGGACCTGCTGGACGGTAAGGCGGTGAAGTCCAACACCATCATATTCAGGACAAAGGGCTGCTACTGGGCGCAAAAAGGAGGCTGCACGATGTGCGGTTATACCTATGACGCCGCAATCACCCCGCCTACCGTCGAGGACATTTTAGCCCAATACCGCTCCGTAGAAGAAAGGATCGACGGCAGCGTGGTCAAGCTTTTCACCTCCGGCAGCTTTTTCGATAAAAGCGAGGTGCCGGAAAAGGCGAGGGACGAGATACTTTCCGGCCTGTCGAAGAAGGCATCGAAGGTCATCATCGAGACCAGGCCCGAGTTCGTCACTGACAAGGCAATGGAGGACGCGAAAAAGCATGGCGTCCGTCTTGAAGTGGCCATCGGCCTGGAGACATCTAACGATAAGGTCCGCATCGACTGTATCAATAAAAATTTCCTGTTCAAGGATTTCGTTAAAGCGAGCGAGACGGCCGCAAAGTACGGTATAACCACGAAGGCCTACCTTCTACTGAAGCCGCCGTTCCTCACGGAGAAGGACGCGATGGAGGACATGATTAAGTCCGTGCTTGATGCTGCGCCATACGCCGGCACGATATCAATTAACCTGTGCAACGTGCAGCGGGGCACCATCGTTGACGAACTGTTCAGGAAGAACGCCTACAGGCCGCCATGGCTCTGGACCATCGTCGAAATCATTAAGCGCGTGCACGGAAAGACGAACTCCGTGATCATGTCCGATCCGCTTGCGGCAGGCCAGGCACGCGGGCCTCACAATTGCCACGTGTGCGACTACGAATTTGCGGACGCAATTAGAAAATATTCGATGACCCAGGACATCAGGTCGTTCGACGGACTGAAGTGCGACTGCCGCCTGCTATGGGAAAAGACGCTGGAGCTCGAGGGCTGGACGTTCGGTTCACCGTTGATCTATTAG
- a CDS encoding METTL5 family protein, translating into MKKRKLEMVLEQVKGFESPDVRREQYATPAVVAAELLYFAYMNGDLQGSVADLGCGTGVLAIGAGLLGTKKIIGIDSDIRALEIAKKNASQLDVDIAWVCCDVRDFCGRFDTVVMNPPFGAQEKGNDRPFLEKALEIGTAIYTIHNAGSADFVRGFIAGRGTITDIVTLKFPIRHTFKFHTKEIAYIDVELYRILSK; encoded by the coding sequence ATGAAAAAAAGAAAGCTGGAAATGGTGCTGGAACAGGTCAAGGGCTTCGAGTCCCCGGACGTACGGCGGGAGCAGTACGCCACGCCGGCGGTCGTAGCGGCCGAGCTCCTGTATTTCGCCTACATGAACGGCGATCTCCAGGGGAGCGTCGCGGACCTGGGATGCGGCACGGGCGTGCTGGCCATCGGCGCCGGCCTGCTCGGAACAAAAAAGATTATAGGCATTGACAGTGATATACGTGCGCTAGAAATAGCGAAGAAAAACGCGAGCCAGCTCGACGTGGACATAGCATGGGTTTGCTGCGACGTGAGAGACTTTTGCGGACGTTTCGACACGGTGGTCATGAACCCGCCCTTTGGAGCGCAAGAAAAAGGGAATGATAGGCCCTTTTTGGAGAAAGCCCTGGAAATCGGCACCGCCATTTACACCATACACAATGCGGGCTCCGCCGATTTTGTCAGGGGCTTCATTGCAGGCAGGGGTACCATAACCGATATCGTCACACTCAAGTTCCCCATCCGGCACACCTTTAAATTTCATACAAAAGAGATCGCGTATATAGACGTCGAGCTATACAGGATATTAAGCAAGTAA
- a CDS encoding KGG domain-containing protein, translating into MAKRETKGDISVREAGRRGGTTTKERHGPEFYREIGHKGGQKVRELIERGKASEK; encoded by the coding sequence ATGGCAAAGAGAGAAACCAAAGGAGACATTAGTGTTAGAGAGGCAGGAAGACGCGGTGGCACGACCACCAAGGAACGCCACGGCCCCGAGTTTTACCGGGAGATCGGGCACAAGGGCGGCCAGAAGGTCAGGGAACTGATCGAGCGCGGCAAAGCCTCTGAGAAGTAA